TGGTTGTCGATCAAAAGGGTGAACAATTTAGTGAGGAGGATAAAACATTATTCGATGAAGCAGCGAAAGGTGTGGGTTTTTTAATCGCCATGTTGCGATTATATGAGAAAGAACGGTATGAATCAAAGTATCTATCCTCAATCGCCGAACTTGCCCGAAAACTCCAGCGGGGTCTTGAGTTAAAAACGATTGTTAGCGACACTGTCAAGGAATTTCAGGCGGTATTGAATTGTGATGAATTATCCATTGCAGCAGTAGACGAATTGAATAACCAGGGGACAGTACTGGAGTCAACCTATTTGAAAGAGAATACCAAATTTCCGTTAGACGAAGGCTTGGTCGGATTGGTGGTCCGGCATCGTAACTACATAATAAAGGACGATTTACGTGCCGGGAATCTGATTGTCTTAAAAAAGGGCGAGAAGAAAAGTCGAGGTTCATTTTTGGGGATGCCGGTCAAAGGCGACAATGAAGTGCTGGGAGTGATCTGGCTTGAAGACCATCGGCCAAAAAGATTTACCGAAGAAGATGTGGAGGCATTGCAGATTCTTTCCTCACAATTAACCCTTGCTTGGCAGAGGGCAATACTTTATGAGCGGGTGAAAGAACTATCGATAAGGGATGGTCTGACGGGCCTTTATAATCACCGCCATTTTCAGGAATTGCTGGAGCAGGAGATACAAAAGCAGAAAGAATTCATTCTCATTTTGTTTGACATAGACCATTTTAAAAAGATCAACGACACCTATGGTCATCAGGCTGGGGATGAAGTCTTAAAATTCATTGGTCGGCTCATTGCCCAGACCGGGGTTGCCGGACGCTATGGCGGTGAAGAGTTTGCGATCATTCTTCCGGGAAGCAATTTAAAAAAGGGTGTAGAAATGGCAGTGCGGTTGAAAGACCACATCAATAAAGCCGAAGTGATTTTTAATCAACATAAGATAAAATTTACTATCAGCGTCGGCATTGCCGATTATCCCAAAGACGCCTCCACTCGGATTGAACTAATTGAACTGGCAGATCGGGCATTATACACTGCCAAAGAGACTGGTCGGAATAAGATCGTGATTGCCCAGACCCTCAATCAAAACAAAAAGGTTTAAAAATTTTAATTATCCATCTATTTCCGCACCAAAGTATCAGCAAACATCAATTCTTCAGGAAAGGGTTCGAGATATTTTTGACTTAATAAATAGGTATTATTAAACCGATAAGAGAAATTTTTGAGCATTTCAATAATTGTGCTCAATGCACCAGTGCCATTTTTATATTTCTCAAGCAGATTTAAAAAATGTCTTTTTTCTTTTTCGTTCAGATTTTTTGAAAAATAACCATAAATATGGAGAATAGTATTAAAATGT
This genomic window from candidate division WOR-3 bacterium contains:
- a CDS encoding diguanylate cyclase, whose protein sequence is MIFFYLGIIIYTAIAASGFLNYNLNIKLGLIIFSIVFLYYIFYVLKRRIQLYDTLIGGILLNIVIQLTGGVRSPFFMAYYPALALVAYKEKPQHYLIFSGFLSLIEIGSNLIKKQFNLFPLLFLALSFLVIAVIIDKLNARETKLKKSLARYEARDYFFGPANFEAKNLITSIKDIDRHPGIERPLLFYVKFVHNLFNAHTTAIFSYFEDKLILIQGFSRSELFIPDAIVKVERGLYRQILLEKKSVLLKEFVQSSEELGYYRGEMIINSVMIAPILILDRVEGILVVDQKGEQFSEEDKTLFDEAAKGVGFLIAMLRLYEKERYESKYLSSIAELARKLQRGLELKTIVSDTVKEFQAVLNCDELSIAAVDELNNQGTVLESTYLKENTKFPLDEGLVGLVVRHRNYIIKDDLRAGNLIVLKKGEKKSRGSFLGMPVKGDNEVLGVIWLEDHRPKRFTEEDVEALQILSSQLTLAWQRAILYERVKELSIRDGLTGLYNHRHFQELLEQEIQKQKEFILILFDIDHFKKINDTYGHQAGDEVLKFIGRLIAQTGVAGRYGGEEFAIILPGSNLKKGVEMAVRLKDHINKAEVIFNQHKIKFTISVGIADYPKDASTRIELIELADRALYTAKETGRNKIVIAQTLNQNKKV